From the Acidimicrobiales bacterium genome, the window CGGCCGGTGAGCGTGTCGCTGGCCCGCAGCCCCTCGACGGTCCCCTCGAACACCACCTCGCCACCGGCCGGGCCGGCGCCGGGGCCGAGGTCGACGGCATGGTCGGCGATCGCGATCGTCTCCGGCTTGTGCTCCACGACCAGCACGGTGTTGCCCTTGTCGCGCAGCTGCAGCAGCAGGTTGTTCATCCGCTCGATGTCGTGGGGGTGCAGCCCGACGGTGGGCTCGTCGAAGACGTAGGTGGTGTCGGTGAGCGACGACCCGAGGTGGCGGATCATCTTGGTGCGCTGGGCCTCGCCGCCCGACAGCGTGCCCGACGACCGGTCGAGCGACAGGTAGCCCAGCCCGATCTCCACGAACGAGTCGAGGGTCTGCCCCAGCGTGGCCAGCAGCGGCGCCACCGACGGCTCGTCGAGGTCGCGCACCCACTCGGCCAGGTCCCTGATCTCCATCGCGCAGGCGTCGCCGATGTTGATCCCCTCGATCTTCGACGATCGGGCCGCCTCGCTCAGCCGGGTGCCGCCGCACTCGGGACAGGTGGCGAACGTCACCGCCCGCTCCACGAACGCCCGGATGTGCGGCTGCAGCGAGTCGACGTCCTTGGAGAGGAACGACTTCTGGATCTTCGGGATCAGCCCCTCGTAGGTGAGGTTGACGCCGTCGACCTTCACCTTGACCGGCTCCTTGTAGAGGAAGTCCTGGAGCTCCTTCTTGGTGTACTTGCGGATCGGCTTCTCGGGGTCGACGAAGCCCGACTCGGCGTAGACCCGCACCGTCCAGAAGCTGTCCGACTTCCAGCCGGGGATGGTGAACGCACCATCGGACAGCGACTTGGAGTCGTCGTAGAGCTGGGTGAGGTCGATGTCGGACACCGAGCCGCGGCCCTCGCACCGGGGGCACATGCCGCCGGTGATGCTGAAGGTCCGCTTCTCCTTCGTGGTGGTACCGCCGCGCTGGAGGGTGACCGCCCCTGCCCCCGAGATGGACGCCACGTTGAAGGAGAACGCCTGGGGTGAGCCGACGTGCGGCTTCCCCAGCCGGCTGAAGAGGATGCGCAGCATCGCGTTGGCGTCGGTGGCGGTGCCGACCGTGGAGCGGACGTCACCCCCCATCCGCTGCTGGTCGACGAGGATCGCGGTGGTCAGCCCTTCGAGCACGTCGACCTCGGGCCGTGCCATCGTGGGCATGAAGCCCTGGACGAAGGAGCTGTAGGTCTCGTTGATCAGCCGCTGCGGCTCCGCCGTGATCGTGCCGAACACCAGTGAGCTCTTGCCCGAGCCGGAGACGCCGGTGAACACCGTCAGCCGGCGCTTCGGGAGCTCGATGCTGACGTCCTTGAGGTTGTTCACGCGCGCGCCGTGCA encodes:
- a CDS encoding excinuclease ABC subunit UvrA encodes the protein MSKATKTDERSPEQHAADSHDLIRVHGARVNNLKDVSIELPKRRLTVFTGVSGSGKSSLVFGTITAEPQRLINETYSSFVQGFMPTMARPEVDVLEGLTTAILVDQQRMGGDVRSTVGTATDANAMLRILFSRLGKPHVGSPQAFSFNVASISGAGAVTLQRGGTTTKEKRTFSITGGMCPRCEGRGSVSDIDLTQLYDDSKSLSDGAFTIPGWKSDSFWTVRVYAESGFVDPEKPIRKYTKKELQDFLYKEPVKVKVDGVNLTYEGLIPKIQKSFLSKDVDSLQPHIRAFVERAVTFATCPECGGTRLSEAARSSKIEGINIGDACAMEIRDLAEWVRDLDEPSVAPLLATLGQTLDSFVEIGLGYLSLDRSSGTLSGGEAQRTKMIRHLGSSLTDTTYVFDEPTVGLHPHDIERMNNLLLQLRDKGNTVLVVEHKPETIAIADHAVDLGPGAGPAGGEVVFEGTVEGLRASDTLTGRHLDDRAQLKDETRKPTGALEIRGASTHNLQDVDVDIPLGVLVVVTGVAGSGKSSLIHGSVSGQDGVVAIDQAPIKGSRRSNPATYTGLLDPIRKAFAKANGVKPALFSANSEGACPNCNGAGVIYTDLAVMASVATTCEVCEGKRFQAEVLEYEFGGKDIDEVLAMPVAEAEEFFGDGEAKTPAAHKILDRLVDVGLGYLSIGQPLTTLSGGERQRLKLAIHMAEKGEVYVLDEPTTGLHLANVEHLLGLLDQLVDAGKSVIVIEHHQAVMAHADWIIDLGPGAGHDGGKVVFEGPPADLVAARSTLTGEHLAAYVGT